One Pelodiscus sinensis isolate JC-2024 chromosome 24, ASM4963464v1, whole genome shotgun sequence DNA segment encodes these proteins:
- the TMEM147 gene encoding BOS complex subunit TMEM147: protein MTLFHFGNCFALAYFPYFITYKCSGLSEYNAFWRCVQAGATYLFVQLCKMLFLATFFPTWEGGVGAYDFVGEFMKATVDLADLVGLHLVMSRNAGKGEYKIMVAAMGWATAELVMSRCIPLWVGARGIEFDWKYIQMSIDSNISLVHYIAMAALVWMFTRYDLPKRYRLPLTLLLGLSVYKAFFMESFVHVFLLGSWTALLVKAVITGFLALSSLGLFVTLVHGN from the exons ATGACCCTCTTCCACTTCGGGAACTGCTTCGCCCTGGCCTATTTCCCCTACTTCATCACCTACAAGTGCAGCGGCCT gtcgGAGTACAACGCTTTCTGGAGATGCGTCCAAGCTGGGGCTACCTACCTCTTTGTGCAGCTCTgcaag ATGCTGTTCTTGGCCACTTTCTTTCCCACCTGGGAAGGTGGAGTTGGGGCTTACGACTTTGTGGGG GAGTTTATGAAGGCCACAGTGGACCTGGCTGACCTGGTGGGGCTGCACCTGGTGATGTCGAGAAATGCAGGGAAGGGCGAGTACAAGATCATGGTGGCAGCCATGGGCTGGGCCACGGCCGAGCTCGTCATGTCCAG GTGCATTCCTCTCTGGGTGGGAGCTCGCGGCATCGAGTTTGACTGGAAATATATCCAGATGAGCATCGACTCCAACATCAGTCTG GTTCACTACATCGCCATGGCCGCCCTGGTGTGGATGTTCACTCGCTACGACCTGCCCAAGCGCTACCGCCTGCCCCTCACCCTGCTGCTGGGCCTCAGTGTCTACAAGGCCTTCTTCATGGA ATCCTTCGTTCACGTCTTCTTGCTGGGCAGCTGGACGGCGCTGCTGGTCAAAGCTGTCATCACCGGCTTCCTGGCGCTCAGCTCCCTGGGTCTCTTTGTGACCTTGGTGCATGGAAATTAa
- the ATP4A gene encoding potassium-transporting ATPase alpha chain 1 encodes MGKAHDALSPTVSSSRAVTLPRGLVVLREQLPPRSAGVELCSSPQDQYELYAVEMEKQDDGAMDVKIKKKKTTKAAKKKEKLENMKKEMDVDDHQLSVEDLELKYQTSVSKGLNSTWAGEILLRDGPNELKPPKGTPEYVKFARQLAGGLQCLMWVAAAICLIAFGIQCGQGDLTSADNLYLAIALIAVVVVTGCFGYYQEFKSTNIIASFKNLVPQQATVIRDGDKFQINANQLVVGDLVEIKGGDRVPADIRIITSQGCKVDNSSLTGESEPQTRAPECTHESPLETRNIAFFSTMCLEGTATGIIVNTGDRTIIGRIASLASGVENEKTPIAIEIEHFVDIIAGLAIFFGGTFFVVAMVIGYPFLKAMVFFMAIVVAYVPEGLLATVTVCLSLTAKRLARKNCVVKNLEAVETLGSTSVICSDKTGTLTQNRMTVSHLWFDNQIHTADTTEDQSGQSFDQSSETWRALCKIVSLCNRAFFKSGQDNVPVPKRIVIGDASETALLKFSEITLGNVMEYRERYKKACEIPFNSTNKFQLSIHELEDPRDPRYLLVMKGAPERILERCATIMIKGQELPLDEQWKEAFQTAYMDLGGLGERVLGFCHLYLDPVQFPRGFSFDSEEMNFPTSGLCFAGLISMIDPPRATVPDAVMKCRTAGIRVIMVTGDHPITAKAIAASVGIISEGSETVEDIASRMRIPVEQVNKWEARACVVNGGQLKDMESEDLVEILKMHPEMVFARTSPQQKLIIVESCQKLGAIVAVTGDGVNDSPALKKADIGVAMGIAGSDAAKNAADMILLDDNFASIVTGVEQGRLIFDNLKKSIAYTLTKNIPELTPYLIYITVSVPLPLGCITILFIELCTDIFPSVSLAYEKAESDIMHLKPRNPRRDRLVNEALAVYSYFQIGAIQSFAGFTDYFTAMAQEGWFPLLCVGLRAQWENDHLQDVQDSYGQEWTFGQRLYQEYTCYTVFFISIEMCQISDVLIRKTRRLSVFQQGFFRNKILVIAIVFQLCLGCFLCYCPGMPNIFNFMPIRFQWWLVPLPFGILIFVYDEIRKLGVRRHPGSWWDKELYY; translated from the exons CATGATGCCTTGTCACCTACCGTCAGCAGTAGTAGGGCTGttaccttgcccagaggcctggtggTGCTCAGGGAGCAACTCCCCCCAAGGTCGGCGGGTGTAGAGCTGTGCTCCTCTCCGCAGGACCAGTATGAGCTGTACGCGGTGGAGATGGAGAAGCAGGACGACGGCGCCATGGACGTGAAGATCAAGAAGAAGAAGACGACCAAGGCGGCGAAGAAGAAGGAGAAGCTGGAGAACATGAAGAAGGAGATGGACGTG GATGACCATCAGCTCTCCGTGGAAGACCTGGAGCTGAAGTACCAAACCAGTGTGAGCAAG GGCCTGAACAGCACGTGGGCAGGCGAAATCCTACTCCGGGACGGCCCCAACGAGCTCAAACCCCCCAAGGGGACCCCCGAGTATGTCAAGTTCGCCCGCCAGCTGGCCGGGGGGCTGCAGTGCCTGATGTGGGTGGCCGCTGCCATCTGCCTCATCGCCTTCGGCATCCAGTGCGGCCAAGGAGACCTGACCAGTGCGGATAAC CTGTACCTGGCTATCGCCCTCATCGCCGTGGTGGTCGTGACCGGCTGCTTTGGCTACTACCAGGAGTTCAAGAGCACCAACATCATCGCCAGCTTCAAGAATCTCGTGCCCCAG CAAGCCACGGTGATTCGGGATGGGGACAAATTCCAGATCAACGCCAACCAGCTAGTGGTCGGGGACCTGGTGGAGATCAAGGGTGGGGACAGGGTCCCGGCTGATATCCGGATCATCACATCTCAGGGCTGCAAG GTGGATAACTCCTCTCTGACGGGGGAGTCCGAGCCCCAGACCAGAGCCCCCGAGTGCACCCACGAGAGCCCCCTGGAAACCCGGAACATCGCCTTCTTCTCCACCATGTGCCTGGAAG GCACTGCCACCGGCATCATTGTTAACACCGGAGACCGCACCATCATCGGGCGCATCGCCAGCCTGGCCTCGGGCGTGGAGAACGAGAAGACGCCCATCGCCATCGAGATCGAGCACTTTGTGGATATCATCGCCGGCCTGGCCATCTTCTTCGGGGGCACCTTCTTCGTCGTCGCCATGGTGATCGGATATCCCTTCCTCAAGGCCATGGTCTTCTTCATGGCCATCGTGGTGGCCTACGTGCCGGAGgggctgctggccactgtcaCG gtCTGTCTCTCACTCACCGCCAAGCGTTTGGCCCGAAAGAACTGTGTGGTGAAGAACCTAGAGGCTGTGGAAACTCTGGGCTCCACCTCTGTCATCTGCTCGGACAAAACCGGGACCCTAACACAGAACCGCATGACCGTCTCCCACCTGTGGTTCGACAACCAGATTCACACGGCTGACACCACAGAGGACCAGTCAG GGCAGAGCTTTGATCAGTCATCGGAGACATGGAGAGCACTGTGCAAGATTGTGTCCCTCTGCAATCGAGCCTTCTTCAAATCAGGCCAGGATAATGTGCCGGTGCCCAAG AGGATTGTCATTGGAGATGCCTCAGAGACGGCGCTGCTGAAGTTCTCCGAGATCACTCTGGGGAACGTCATGGAGTACCGGGAGCGCTACAAGAAAGCCTGTGAAATCCCCTTCAACTCCACCAACAAATTCCAG cTGTCCATCCACGAGCTGGAGGACCCCCGGGACCCTCGGTACCTGCTGGTGATGAAAGGGGCCCCAGAGCGGATCCTGGAGCGTTGCGCCACCATCATGATCAAGGGGCAGGAACTGCCCCTGGACGAGCAGTGGAAGGAGGCGTTCCAGACGGCGTACATGGACCTGGGGGGCCTGGGAGAGCGGGTGCTGG GGTTCTGCCACCTGTACCTGGACCCGGTGCAGTTCCCACGCGGCTTCTCTTTCGACTCGGAAGAGATGAACTTCCCCACCAGCGGGCTCTGCTTCGCCGGCCTCATCTCCATGATCGACCCGCCCCGCGCCACCGTGCCCGACGCCGTCATGAAGTGCCGCACTGCCGGCATTCGG gtgATCATGGTGACAGGGGATCACCCCATCACGGCCAAGGCGATTGCGGCCAGCGTGGGCATCATCTCAGAGGGCAGCGAGACAGTGGAGGACATCGCCTCCAGGATGCGCATCCCTGTGGAGCAAGTCAACAAGTG gGAGGCCCGGGCCTGTGTGGTGAACGGGGGGCAGCTGAAGGACATGGAGAGCGAGGACCTTGTCGAGATCCTGAAGATGCACCCCGAGATGGTCTTCGCCCGTacctccccccagcagaagcTCATCATCGTGGAGAGCTGCCAGAAGTTG GGCGCTATAGTGGCCGTGACAGGCGACGGGGTGAATGATTCCCCAGCTCTGAAGAAGGCCGATATTGGGGTGGCCATGGGCATCGCTGGCTCTGATGCCGCCAAGAACGCAGCCGACATGATCCTGCTGGATGACAATTTTGCCTCCATCGTCACGGGCGTGGAGCAAG GCCGCCTGATTTTTGACAACCTAAAGAAATCCATCGCGTACACCCTGACCAAGAACATCCCGGAGCTGACCCCGTATCTGATCTACATCACGGTCAGCGTCCCCCTGCCCTTGGGCTGCATCACCATCCTCTTCATCGAGCTCTGCACCGACATC TTTCCCTCGGTGTCCCTGGCCTACGAGAAAGCGGAAAGCGACATCATGCACCTGAAGCCCCGGAACCCCCGGCGTGACCGGCTGGTGAACGAAGCCCTGGCTGTGTACTCCTACTTCCAGATCG GGGCCATCCAGTCCTTCGCTGGCTTCACGGACTATTTCACAGCcatggcccaggagggctggttcCCCCTGCTCTGCGTGGGGCTGCGGGCCCAGTGGGAAAATGACCATCTCCAAGACGTGCAGGACAGCTACGGGCAGGAGTGG ACGTTTGGCCAGCGCCTGTATCAGGAATACACCTGTTACACCGTCTTCTTCATCAGCATCGAGATGTGTCAGATCTCAGACGTCCTCATCCGCAAGACTCGCCGTCTCTCGGTCTTCCAGCAGGGTTTCTTCAG GAATAAAATCCTGGTGATTGCCATCGTGTTCCAGCTGTGTCTGGGCTGCTTCCTGTGCTACTGCCCTGGCATGCCCAACATCTTCAACTTCATGCCCATACG GTTCCAGTGGTGGCTGGTGCCTCTGCCTTTTGGCATCCTCATCTTCGTCTATGATGAAATCCGAAAACTCGGCGTCCGAAGGCACCCCGGAA GCTGGTGGGACAAAGAACTTTATTACTAA